A genomic region of Barnesiella viscericola DSM 18177 contains the following coding sequences:
- the infC gene encoding translation initiation factor IF-3, with protein sequence MPAKKNDIKDQYRVNERIRSKEVRLVGDNVEQGVYTIQEAMHMADEQGLDLIEISPNAVPPVCKILDYQKFLYQQKKRQKEQKAKSTKIVVKEIRFGPQTDDHDYNFKLKHAIGFLNEGAKVKAYVFFKGRSILFKEQGEVLLLRFANDLEDYGKVEMMPVLEGKRMIIMISPKKK encoded by the coding sequence ATGCCTGCAAAAAAGAATGACATCAAAGATCAATATCGTGTCAACGAACGTATCCGCTCCAAAGAGGTGCGTTTGGTCGGCGATAATGTAGAGCAGGGTGTATATACCATACAGGAAGCGATGCACATGGCCGACGAGCAAGGTCTCGATTTGATCGAGATTTCACCCAATGCAGTGCCGCCGGTATGCAAGATTCTGGATTATCAGAAATTCCTCTATCAGCAAAAGAAACGGCAGAAGGAGCAGAAGGCCAAGTCGACCAAGATTGTGGTCAAGGAGATTCGTTTCGGGCCGCAAACCGACGATCACGACTACAACTTCAAGTTGAAGCACGCCATCGGGTTCCTCAACGAAGGGGCCAAGGTGAAGGCCTACGTCTTCTTCAAGGGCCGTTCGATTCTGTTCAAGGAGCAGGGCGAAGTGCTGTTGTTGCGATTTGCCAACGACTTGGAGGACTACGGTAAGGTCGAGATGATGCCTGTGCTTGAAGGTAAGCGCATGATTATCATGATCAGCCCCAAGAAAAAATAA
- the folE gene encoding GTP cyclohydrolase I FolE, with product MSPEEQQRVCKELAEHYRAIISLLGDDPNREGLLKTPERAAKAMMKLTKGYRQSASDVISSAIFEHTGSRIVIVRDIEFYSFCEHHLLPFFGKVHVGYIPSKGIVGLSKVARVVDVFARRFQVQERLTAQICHSLAEALSTEGVIVMVEARHLCMQMRGVEKQGAVTVTYDCTGKFEQEEWRREFYSLIGKNSCE from the coding sequence ATGAGCCCGGAAGAACAACAACGGGTTTGCAAGGAGCTGGCCGAACACTATCGGGCCATTATCTCTTTATTGGGCGACGACCCCAATCGTGAGGGTCTACTTAAAACTCCCGAGCGGGCGGCCAAGGCGATGATGAAACTCACCAAGGGCTATCGGCAGTCGGCAAGCGATGTCATTTCGTCGGCGATATTCGAGCACACCGGTTCGCGCATCGTCATCGTGCGCGATATTGAATTCTATTCGTTTTGCGAGCACCATCTGTTGCCTTTCTTCGGGAAGGTGCATGTGGGGTATATCCCCTCCAAAGGCATTGTCGGGCTCAGCAAGGTAGCCCGTGTGGTCGACGTCTTTGCCCGTCGGTTTCAGGTGCAGGAACGTCTCACGGCGCAGATATGTCACAGTCTGGCCGAGGCTCTGTCGACCGAGGGGGTCATTGTCATGGTCGAGGCCCGTCACCTGTGCATGCAGATGCGGGGGGTCGAAAAGCAGGGAGCCGTTACCGTGACCTATGATTGTACCGGTAAATTTGAGCAGGAAGAGTGGCGCCGTGAATTTTATTCGCTCATCGGCAAAAATTCTTGCGAATAA
- the thrS gene encoding threonine--tRNA ligase has translation MIKITFPDNSVKEFESGITPLQIAESISPRLAQEVLAATVNGQEWDLTRPVNEDAAIKLFKWDDPEGKHAFWHSSAHLLAEALQELYPGIKFGIGPAVENGFYYDVDPGDATITAADFPTIEAKMLELAGHKDPIVRKEISKADALDMFGKRGEEYKVELISELEDGTITTYTQGAFTDLCRGPHLPNTGLIKAVKITSLAGAYWRGDEKRKQLVRVYGISFPKKKMLDEYLVLLEEAKKRDHRKIGKEMELFAFSPNVGPGLPLWLPRGTRLRDRLEAMLRKVQKRFGYLQVITPHIGNKMLYVTSGHYAKYGKDSFQPIHTPEEGEEYLLKPMNCPHHCEIYKVSPRSYKDLPLRFAEFGTVYRYEQSGELHGLTRVRCFTQDDAHIFCRPDQLKEEFLKVMDIIFIIFKALKFDNFEAQISLRDPVHREKYIGSDENWEKAERAIVEACEEKGLKARVEYGEAAFYGPKLDFMVKDALGRRWQLGTIQVDYNLPERFELEYTGSDNQKHRPVMIHRAPFGSMERFVAVLIEHTGGKFPLWLTPDQVAVLPISAKFNDYAQQVASQLAEKDIRAIVDDRNEKIGRKIRDNEMKRIPYLLIVGEKEAENGEVSVRKQGEGDKGSMKIATFAANLNAEVEELLKEW, from the coding sequence ATGATTAAGATTACATTTCCCGATAATTCGGTAAAGGAATTTGAGTCTGGCATTACCCCTTTGCAAATCGCCGAGAGCATCAGCCCCCGGTTGGCACAGGAAGTCCTCGCCGCCACCGTCAACGGTCAAGAGTGGGACCTCACCCGCCCTGTGAATGAAGATGCGGCTATCAAACTGTTCAAATGGGACGACCCCGAAGGCAAACACGCCTTTTGGCACTCTTCGGCACACTTGTTGGCCGAGGCCTTGCAGGAGCTCTATCCCGGTATCAAATTCGGTATTGGTCCGGCCGTTGAAAACGGATTCTACTACGATGTAGACCCGGGCGACGCTACCATTACCGCCGCCGATTTTCCCACCATTGAGGCCAAGATGCTCGAACTGGCCGGTCACAAAGACCCCATCGTGCGGAAAGAAATCTCGAAAGCCGATGCCCTCGACATGTTTGGCAAGCGGGGTGAAGAGTATAAGGTCGAACTTATCAGCGAACTCGAAGACGGAACCATCACTACCTATACACAAGGCGCATTTACCGACTTGTGCCGCGGCCCGCACCTGCCCAACACCGGGCTTATCAAGGCCGTGAAGATTACTTCGTTGGCCGGTGCCTACTGGCGTGGCGACGAGAAGCGCAAACAGTTGGTACGTGTCTACGGTATCTCCTTCCCCAAGAAGAAGATGCTCGACGAATACCTCGTGTTGCTCGAAGAGGCCAAGAAACGCGACCACCGCAAGATTGGCAAGGAGATGGAACTCTTTGCCTTCTCGCCCAACGTAGGTCCCGGTCTGCCGTTGTGGTTGCCCCGTGGTACCCGGTTGCGCGACCGTCTCGAAGCCATGCTGCGCAAGGTACAGAAACGTTTCGGCTACTTGCAGGTAATCACCCCTCATATCGGTAACAAGATGCTCTATGTGACATCGGGTCACTATGCCAAATACGGTAAGGATTCGTTCCAGCCGATTCACACCCCCGAAGAGGGCGAAGAGTATCTGCTCAAACCGATGAACTGCCCGCATCACTGCGAAATCTATAAAGTATCGCCCCGTTCGTACAAAGACCTGCCTTTGCGCTTTGCCGAGTTCGGTACGGTATACCGTTACGAGCAGAGCGGTGAGCTGCACGGTTTGACCCGTGTACGTTGCTTCACGCAGGACGATGCCCACATCTTCTGCCGTCCCGACCAGTTGAAAGAGGAGTTCCTCAAAGTGATGGATATTATTTTCATCATCTTCAAGGCTCTGAAATTCGATAACTTCGAGGCTCAAATCTCGCTTCGCGACCCCGTTCACCGCGAGAAATACATTGGTAGCGACGAAAACTGGGAGAAGGCCGAGCGTGCCATCGTCGAGGCTTGCGAGGAGAAAGGCTTGAAAGCCCGTGTAGAATATGGCGAAGCCGCCTTCTACGGTCCCAAACTCGACTTCATGGTCAAAGATGCCCTGGGCCGTCGTTGGCAGTTGGGTACGATTCAGGTAGACTACAACCTGCCCGAGCGTTTCGAACTCGAATACACGGGTAGCGACAACCAGAAACACCGTCCTGTCATGATTCACCGCGCACCGTTCGGTTCGATGGAGCGTTTCGTGGCCGTGCTCATCGAGCACACCGGTGGCAAGTTCCCCTTGTGGCTCACCCCCGACCAGGTAGCAGTCCTGCCCATCAGCGCCAAGTTCAACGACTATGCACAACAGGTAGCCAGCCAATTGGCCGAGAAAGATATTCGTGCCATTGTCGACGACCGCAACGAAAAGATAGGCCGCAAGATTCGCGACAACGAGATGAAGCGGATTCCTTATTTGCTGATTGTCGGTGAAAAAGAGGCCGAAAATGGTGAAGTTTCTGTAAGAAAACAGGGCGAAGGTGATAAAGGTTCGATGAAAATTGCTACCTTTGCCGCAAATTTAAATGCAGAAGTAGAAGAATTACTCAAAGAATGGTAA
- a CDS encoding DUF1599 domain-containing protein: MADTVAQFEHVISICRDLFAKKLKDYGASWRILRPQSLTDQIFIKAKRIRSIETKGESKIDEGIRSEFIGIVNYGIIGLIQLHFGYADSEDISNDEALALYDKYMTETKTLMYAKNHDYDEAWRSMRISSYTDLILTKVCRTKQIEDNGGKTLVSEGVDANYMDMINYSLFGLIKIEYGEQDD, translated from the coding sequence ATGGCAGATACTGTAGCACAATTTGAGCATGTAATATCCATTTGTCGGGACCTCTTCGCCAAGAAGCTGAAGGACTATGGGGCTTCGTGGCGCATCTTGCGTCCGCAGTCGCTTACCGATCAGATATTTATCAAGGCAAAGCGTATCAGAAGCATCGAGACGAAGGGCGAAAGCAAAATCGACGAGGGTATTCGTTCCGAATTTATCGGTATCGTCAACTACGGTATCATCGGCCTTATCCAACTGCACTTCGGCTATGCCGATAGCGAGGACATCAGCAACGACGAGGCCTTGGCGCTTTACGACAAATACATGACCGAGACCAAGACCCTCATGTATGCCAAGAACCACGACTACGACGAGGCTTGGCGCAGCATGCGCATCAGCTCGTATACCGATTTGATTCTGACCAAGGTGTGCCGTACCAAGCAAATCGAGGACAATGGCGGCAAGACGCTGGTCTCGGAGGGTGTCGATGCCAACTACATGGACATGATTAACTATTCGTTGTTTGGTCTCATCAAGATAGAGTATGGAGAGCAAGACGATTAA
- the rplT gene encoding 50S ribosomal protein L20 — MPRSVNHVASRAKRKKILKLTRGYYGSRKNVWTVAKNTWEKGLTYAYRDRKNNKRNFRALWIQRINAAARLEGMSYSKLMGALHKAGIEINRKVLADLAMNNPEAFKAIVEKVK, encoded by the coding sequence ATGCCAAGATCAGTAAATCACGTTGCTTCAAGAGCAAAAAGAAAAAAAATTCTTAAACTTACCCGCGGTTATTATGGTTCGCGCAAAAACGTATGGACCGTTGCCAAGAACACTTGGGAAAAAGGTTTGACCTATGCCTACCGTGACCGCAAAAACAATAAGCGCAATTTCCGTGCATTGTGGATTCAACGTATCAATGCAGCCGCTCGCCTCGAAGGCATGTCCTATTCGAAACTGATGGGCGCCCTTCACAAAGCCGGCATCGAAATCAACCGCAAGGTTCTGGCCGACCTGGCTATGAACAACCCCGAAGCTTTCAAGGCTATCGTCGAGAAAGTAAAATAA
- the rpmI gene encoding 50S ribosomal protein L35: MPKIKTNSGAKKRFALTGTGKIKRKHAYKSHILTKKTKKQKRNLTHMTTLKTVDVNNVKALLGMK, encoded by the coding sequence ATGCCAAAGATTAAAACTAATTCCGGTGCCAAAAAGAGGTTCGCCCTTACCGGAACAGGAAAAATCAAGAGAAAACATGCTTACAAAAGCCACATTCTGACGAAGAAGACCAAGAAGCAAAAAAGAAACCTCACCCACATGACCACGCTGAAAACGGTCGATGTGAACAATGTGAAAGCATTGCTGGGTATGAAATAA
- the tpiA gene encoding triose-phosphate isomerase, which translates to MRKNIVAGNWKMNTTVQEGVALAKEIDAALAGVTTKCDVIIATPFTHLVSVVNAIDTKRIGVGAENCADKTEGAFTGEVSAKMVASTGAQYVILGHSERRAYYHETPEILKEKVLLALANGLTPIFCIGEVLEEREAGKHFEVVKAQVEESLFNLSAEDFGKIILAYEPVWAIGTGKTATADQAEEIHAFIRKTIADKYGKEVAENTSILYGGSCKPSNAPELFAKPDVDGGLIGGAALKADSFMGIITAF; encoded by the coding sequence ATGAGAAAAAACATTGTTGCAGGAAACTGGAAAATGAACACTACCGTCCAAGAGGGCGTAGCTTTGGCCAAAGAAATTGATGCTGCTTTGGCTGGTGTAACTACCAAATGCGATGTCATCATCGCCACTCCGTTTACTCACCTGGTATCGGTTGTAAACGCCATCGATACCAAACGCATCGGGGTAGGTGCCGAGAACTGCGCCGACAAGACCGAAGGTGCCTTCACGGGTGAAGTTTCGGCCAAGATGGTCGCTTCGACAGGTGCTCAATATGTAATCCTGGGTCACTCGGAGCGTCGTGCCTACTATCACGAGACTCCCGAAATCTTGAAAGAGAAAGTCCTCCTGGCTCTTGCCAACGGTCTGACTCCTATCTTCTGCATCGGCGAGGTTCTCGAAGAGCGCGAAGCCGGCAAACACTTCGAGGTGGTAAAGGCTCAGGTAGAAGAGTCGCTGTTCAACCTCTCGGCCGAAGATTTCGGTAAAATCATTCTGGCCTACGAACCCGTTTGGGCTATCGGTACCGGAAAAACCGCTACGGCCGACCAAGCCGAAGAGATTCACGCCTTTATCCGCAAAACCATTGCCGACAAGTATGGCAAGGAAGTTGCCGAGAACACCTCGATTCTCTACGGCGGTAGCTGCAAACCCAGCAACGCTCCCGAGCTCTTCGCCAAACCCGATGTAGACGGTGGTCTTATCGGTGGTGCTGCCCTGAAAGCCGACTCGTTCATGGGCATTATTACCGCATTCTGA
- a CDS encoding tetratricopeptide repeat protein, producing MKHVFLCFVLLFLGSTTAVWGETLSELQQRAESGDSDAQYDLAMRYWEGKEGAPKDDSKAFYWAKKAAEQGNAYAQSWVGYFYENAYGTARDFGEAAYWYRRSADQGNRFSQNNLGECYYYGRGVERSYEKAVLWYKKAADQEFPSACYNLGWCYENGEGVASNRSLAISYYRKAAASGNEDARQRLSKLGLSADGSSTTSASTASTSSSSSGSHVDPSTLANAQSGIDVSQYVLGQQYFDDGNYEQAVYWWRQAAKQGYGKASLKLGDCYHDGVGVDRNVTTAAHWYTEAAEQGEREACFKLGTCYETGGGVIKDYQIAVKYYDKGGYLTASALCSRKWLQQYRSGFDYAAATAGELRSRANNGDALAQCHLGLLLYADEKTTEAKEWFKKCAANTRANNLSKTIAKKYVDQIEEADEEAAEMFELFFGF from the coding sequence ATGAAACATGTGTTTTTGTGCTTCGTGCTGTTGTTTCTCGGCAGCACGACAGCTGTGTGGGGCGAGACGCTGAGCGAATTGCAGCAGCGCGCCGAAAGTGGGGACTCCGATGCTCAGTATGATTTGGCCATGCGATACTGGGAAGGTAAAGAAGGGGCACCGAAAGATGACAGCAAGGCTTTTTATTGGGCCAAGAAAGCGGCCGAGCAAGGCAATGCCTATGCCCAGTCGTGGGTAGGCTACTTCTATGAAAATGCTTACGGCACCGCACGAGATTTCGGCGAGGCGGCGTACTGGTATCGTCGCAGCGCCGACCAGGGCAACCGCTTCTCGCAGAACAACCTGGGCGAGTGCTACTACTACGGACGGGGTGTCGAGCGGAGTTACGAAAAGGCGGTTTTGTGGTACAAGAAGGCTGCCGACCAGGAGTTCCCTTCGGCCTGCTATAACCTGGGCTGGTGTTACGAAAATGGGGAGGGGGTTGCCTCCAACCGGTCGCTGGCCATCAGTTACTATCGCAAGGCGGCTGCGAGCGGCAATGAGGATGCCCGCCAGCGGCTGTCCAAGCTGGGCCTGTCGGCCGACGGCAGTTCCACAACGTCGGCCTCGACGGCATCCACTTCTTCGTCATCGTCGGGCTCGCATGTCGACCCCTCGACGTTGGCCAATGCCCAGTCGGGAATCGATGTGTCGCAGTATGTGCTGGGGCAGCAGTATTTTGACGATGGGAACTACGAGCAAGCCGTGTACTGGTGGCGTCAAGCCGCAAAACAGGGATATGGCAAAGCCTCGCTGAAATTGGGCGATTGCTATCATGATGGGGTAGGCGTCGACCGCAACGTCACGACGGCGGCTCATTGGTATACCGAGGCGGCTGAACAGGGAGAGCGAGAGGCCTGCTTCAAACTGGGAACCTGTTACGAGACAGGGGGGGGAGTAATCAAGGATTACCAGATAGCCGTCAAGTATTACGACAAAGGCGGGTATCTCACGGCTTCGGCTCTCTGCTCCCGCAAGTGGTTGCAACAATATCGCTCGGGCTTTGACTATGCCGCCGCCACCGCTGGCGAGCTGCGATCGCGGGCCAACAATGGCGACGCGCTGGCGCAGTGTCATTTGGGGTTGCTTCTCTATGCCGACGAGAAAACCACCGAAGCCAAAGAGTGGTTCAAGAAATGTGCCGCCAATACCCGGGCAAACAATTTGTCCAAGACGATTGCCAAAAAATATGTAGACCAGATCGAGGAAGCCGATGAGGAGGCTGCAGAGATGTTCGAGCTCTTCTTCGGATTTTGA
- a CDS encoding BT_3928 family protein, with amino-acid sequence MESKTINEKRKALLMKWLVFLFRLVVGGTFVFSGFVKALDPYGTAYKFEDYFAAFHLEFLSSFTLLFSVALSVVEFLLGVHLLFGSYRKSTPRLVFLFLCVMTPLTLYLAIANPISDCGCFGDAVHLSNWATFFKNVVLLGLTVFLLYTSKRLRGLYNKEVQWLTGLYSLVFVLFFCYIGINYQPYLDFRPYKIGVNIPEALTSGEPQREFVFIYEKDGKQQEFTLDNLPPEEEGWSFVDRYEKETEAPQTQAPAIDEFTIYRGAVDVTDEIINDESYCILLLSPDLSKADDSEVDRINELYDYCVEWGYKFVCVTSSSPREAEVWLENTGAEYPLCFMDKTTIRTIARGNPCVLLLKGGTILRKTAPSQLPDETQLTWPLDQLDYGRPELYRPQRRIGFIFVAYLFPMLVLLLTEKMVAMIIGRIKLWRLNRIRRRRAERDALAAVGESGGDDASQDPESTGEAGDSRPEEAQPGAALEPEPEAPEPPADDRAESQEKPEEREIIK; translated from the coding sequence ATGGAGAGCAAGACGATTAACGAGAAACGCAAGGCCCTTTTGATGAAGTGGCTGGTTTTTCTGTTCCGCCTGGTCGTAGGGGGGACATTCGTCTTTTCGGGGTTTGTCAAGGCTCTCGATCCCTATGGCACGGCCTATAAGTTTGAAGACTATTTTGCCGCATTTCACCTCGAGTTCCTCTCGTCGTTCACCCTGCTTTTCTCGGTAGCCCTCTCGGTAGTCGAGTTCCTGCTGGGCGTGCATCTGCTGTTCGGGTCGTATCGCAAGTCCACACCTCGGCTTGTCTTCCTCTTCCTTTGTGTGATGACCCCCCTCACGCTCTATCTGGCCATAGCCAATCCCATATCCGATTGCGGCTGTTTCGGCGACGCCGTCCATTTGAGCAACTGGGCCACCTTCTTCAAAAATGTGGTGCTGTTGGGCCTCACGGTCTTCCTGCTCTATACCAGTAAGCGGTTGCGGGGGCTGTACAACAAGGAGGTACAGTGGCTCACGGGGCTCTATTCGCTGGTTTTTGTACTCTTCTTCTGTTACATAGGCATCAATTACCAGCCCTATCTCGATTTCCGGCCCTATAAAATCGGGGTGAATATACCCGAAGCTCTTACCTCCGGTGAACCCCAGCGCGAGTTTGTCTTCATCTACGAGAAGGACGGTAAGCAACAAGAGTTTACCTTGGACAACCTGCCGCCGGAAGAGGAAGGGTGGAGCTTTGTCGATCGTTATGAGAAGGAGACGGAAGCCCCGCAGACCCAGGCCCCCGCTATCGACGAGTTTACCATCTATCGCGGGGCCGTCGATGTGACCGACGAGATTATCAACGACGAGAGTTATTGCATTCTGTTGCTCTCGCCCGACCTCTCGAAAGCCGACGACAGCGAGGTTGACCGGATAAACGAACTCTATGACTATTGTGTAGAGTGGGGATACAAGTTCGTCTGTGTGACCTCCTCCTCGCCGAGAGAGGCCGAGGTTTGGCTCGAAAATACAGGTGCCGAGTATCCGCTCTGCTTTATGGACAAGACCACCATACGGACCATCGCGAGGGGTAATCCCTGTGTATTGTTGTTGAAAGGAGGTACGATTCTGCGCAAGACGGCCCCTTCGCAACTGCCCGACGAGACGCAACTCACCTGGCCGCTCGACCAGCTCGATTACGGGCGTCCCGAGTTGTACCGGCCTCAGCGGCGCATCGGCTTTATCTTCGTGGCCTATCTCTTTCCCATGCTTGTGCTGCTGTTGACCGAGAAGATGGTAGCGATGATTATCGGGCGTATCAAATTGTGGCGGCTCAACCGTATCCGTCGTCGCCGGGCCGAGCGCGATGCGCTTGCGGCGGTCGGGGAGAGCGGGGGTGACGATGCCTCTCAGGACCCCGAATCGACCGGAGAGGCCGGGGATTCCCGTCCGGAAGAGGCGCAGCCGGGTGCCGCATTGGAGCCGGAACCCGAGGCGCCGGAGCCTCCTGCCGACGACCGTGCCGAGTCCCAAGAGAAACCAGAAGAAAGAGAAATAATCAAATAA
- a CDS encoding tetratricopeptide repeat protein yields MKLIHKSCIILLLLSFTSLLSVAQINTDRVMNIGRNALYFEDYILSMQYFNQVIKVKPYMAEPYFYRAVAKLSLDDFKGAEEDCSLCIERNPFIVNAYQVRGIARQTLGDYQGAIDDYTAGLRYAPEDRTFLNNKAIAEVQLKKYDEAEKSFGKLIALHPNYYNGYMSRSQFYLETGDTIKALADIDKAISIDKYMSGAYAQRAIIKVLHDADYDSALADMNEALRLDPKEVSYYFNRARIKYHQDDLQGAMADYDHILQLDPGNTMTYYNRGLLRMQVGERNKAISDFSAVIKAEPDNYFAIYNRALLYDMIGSYSKAIADFNVVLEQYPDFAAGFFARSEAKRKMGDMKGGEKDFMLALDLQKKTKYDPIDEATAAAGTTGKASGQAADERSESDKNINKFNQILVADAHTEYKPEYENKIRGRVQDQDVQVSIQPMYVLTYYERPDAVRQNIYYVKELEELNDTHVFAKKLLLTNSEAALLSDQVNYHFASINDYSRLIEINPSNPLSYFGRAIDFMLVQDFASALDDLNKAVMTSNNFTMAYFLRAVVRAKQIEYELSTASSQDLDFQAKRKTDSNDFAAMGIASLGGENLKMEYEMVLRDYEKVIEDAPRFIYAYYNRGNLRCSQQDYRGAIADYTKAIELRPDFGDAYYNRGLVYLKQGNTAAGTADLSKAGELGVVAAYNLLKRLSD; encoded by the coding sequence ATGAAACTTATACATAAGTCCTGTATCATATTGCTGTTGCTTTCGTTTACCTCTCTCTTGTCGGTGGCTCAAATCAACACCGACCGGGTGATGAACATCGGGCGTAACGCACTCTATTTTGAAGATTATATCCTGTCGATGCAATATTTCAACCAGGTCATCAAGGTGAAACCCTACATGGCCGAACCCTATTTCTATCGGGCCGTGGCCAAGCTGAGCCTCGACGATTTCAAGGGGGCCGAGGAGGATTGCAGCCTCTGTATCGAGCGCAACCCCTTTATCGTGAATGCCTATCAGGTGAGAGGTATTGCCCGGCAGACCCTCGGCGATTATCAAGGGGCCATCGACGATTACACGGCCGGTCTTCGCTATGCCCCCGAGGACCGTACCTTTTTAAATAACAAGGCCATAGCCGAGGTACAGTTGAAAAAATACGACGAGGCCGAGAAGAGTTTCGGAAAACTCATAGCTCTGCACCCCAACTACTACAATGGTTATATGAGCCGTTCGCAGTTTTATTTGGAGACGGGCGATACCATCAAGGCTTTGGCCGACATCGACAAGGCTATCTCGATTGACAAGTACATGTCAGGGGCCTATGCCCAGCGCGCCATTATCAAGGTCTTGCACGATGCCGACTACGACTCGGCGCTGGCCGATATGAACGAGGCCCTGCGGCTCGACCCCAAGGAGGTGTCGTACTATTTCAACCGGGCTCGTATCAAATACCACCAGGACGATCTGCAAGGGGCGATGGCCGACTATGACCACATCTTGCAACTCGACCCCGGCAACACGATGACCTATTACAACCGCGGTCTGCTGCGCATGCAGGTGGGTGAACGCAACAAGGCCATATCGGACTTCTCGGCGGTAATCAAGGCCGAGCCCGACAACTACTTCGCCATCTACAACCGGGCCTTGCTCTACGACATGATAGGCAGTTACAGCAAGGCGATTGCCGACTTCAACGTGGTGCTGGAACAGTATCCCGACTTTGCCGCCGGTTTCTTTGCCCGCTCCGAAGCCAAACGCAAGATGGGCGACATGAAGGGGGGCGAAAAGGATTTCATGCTGGCACTCGACTTGCAGAAGAAGACCAAGTACGATCCCATCGACGAGGCTACGGCTGCGGCCGGCACGACCGGCAAGGCGTCGGGGCAGGCGGCCGACGAGCGTTCCGAGTCGGACAAGAACATCAACAAGTTCAACCAGATACTTGTGGCCGACGCCCACACCGAGTATAAACCCGAGTATGAAAACAAAATCAGAGGCCGCGTGCAGGACCAGGACGTGCAGGTGTCGATACAGCCCATGTATGTGCTCACCTATTACGAGCGTCCCGATGCCGTGCGTCAGAATATCTACTACGTCAAGGAGCTGGAAGAGCTCAACGACACTCATGTATTCGCCAAGAAGCTGCTGCTGACCAACTCGGAGGCCGCCCTGCTCTCCGACCAGGTGAACTACCACTTTGCCTCGATTAACGACTACTCCCGGTTGATAGAGATCAACCCCTCCAATCCCTTGTCCTATTTCGGGCGGGCCATCGATTTCATGCTTGTGCAGGATTTTGCCAGCGCTCTCGACGACCTGAACAAGGCGGTGATGACCAGCAACAACTTCACGATGGCCTATTTCCTGCGGGCGGTGGTGCGGGCCAAGCAAATCGAGTATGAGTTGTCGACCGCCTCGTCGCAGGACCTCGACTTCCAGGCCAAGCGTAAAACCGACTCCAACGACTTTGCCGCGATGGGTATCGCTTCGTTGGGCGGCGAGAATCTGAAAATGGAGTATGAAATGGTGCTGCGTGACTATGAAAAGGTCATCGAAGATGCTCCCCGTTTTATCTATGCCTACTACAACCGGGGCAATCTGCGCTGTTCGCAACAGGACTACCGGGGCGCCATAGCCGACTATACCAAGGCAATCGAGTTGCGGCCCGATTTCGGCGATGCGTACTACAACCGCGGGCTCGTCTATCTGAAACAGGGGAACACCGCTGCGGGTACCGCCGACCTGAGTAAAGCCGGCGAGTTGGGCGTCGTGGCCGCCTATAATTTGCTGAAACGTCTGAGCGATTAA
- a CDS encoding SPOR domain-containing protein, translating into MTRNSLLFIVALVWAGTTVGRVQAQVAVSDTSIVQYLERPETGGKVKVVQPAELAKRVSRAEGVIKYDGNKGYAQSSGFRIQVFSDNNYRTAKNNALYKEGLIKQAFPEMETYVTFTSPFWRLRVGDFRSYEEAGNALRELKREFPQMAREMRVVRDKIHIQIHQGFTE; encoded by the coding sequence ATGACGCGCAATTCTCTTCTTTTTATCGTAGCCCTGGTTTGGGCAGGGACGACAGTCGGTCGGGTACAGGCGCAGGTTGCCGTTTCCGATACGTCGATTGTCCAGTATCTCGAACGGCCCGAGACGGGCGGCAAAGTGAAAGTGGTGCAGCCTGCCGAGCTGGCCAAGCGGGTCAGTCGGGCCGAAGGCGTAATCAAGTACGACGGCAACAAAGGCTATGCCCAGTCGTCGGGATTCCGCATACAGGTATTCTCCGACAACAACTATCGCACGGCCAAGAACAACGCCCTCTATAAAGAGGGGCTTATCAAGCAGGCTTTCCCCGAGATGGAGACCTATGTCACCTTCACCTCGCCGTTCTGGCGCCTGAGGGTAGGCGATTTCCGCTCCTACGAAGAGGCCGGCAATGCCTTGCGGGAACTGAAAAGAGAGTTCCCCCAGATGGCCCGGGAGATGCGCGTCGTGCGTGACAAGATACACATACAGATACATCAGGGATTTACCGAATAA